One genomic region from Sulfurovum riftiae encodes:
- the cysS gene encoding cysteine--tRNA ligase: MTIFDSVTKTKRPFEPIRPGEASIYVCGPTVYDDAHLGHARSSLAFDLLSRTLRALGFKVTMGKNFTDIDDKIIKKVEETGKSMQEITSYYIDRYLEEMGKLGVQRADIEPKATESLDAIKEMIQTLIDKDFAYIVSNGDVYFDTSKDSHYGDISHKVTDDDTQSRVEHSSEKRNHKDFALWKACKGEEDICFDAPFSSGRPGWHIECSAMIEKYFKGNDQYTIDIHGGGADLLFPHHENEAAQSRCATGHELAKYWMHNGFVQIDGEKMSKSLGNSFFLKDALKVYDGEVLRYYLNSVHYRNDFNFNEEDLQTAKKRLDKLYRLKKRVSPGKGSAVNKDFKKALLDAMADDLNISVALSVIDEMIAETNEKLNTNPKDKALKKETIANIEFIDTLLGFGGKEPFEYFQIGISDEEKAKIEKLVAERIEAKKAKDFATSDAIRDELTNMGIAIMDTADGTVWEKA; encoded by the coding sequence ATGACGATCTTCGACAGTGTCACCAAAACCAAACGCCCCTTTGAACCTATCAGGCCGGGTGAAGCCAGCATTTATGTCTGCGGACCGACAGTCTACGACGATGCACATCTGGGACATGCCCGATCTTCACTTGCTTTCGACCTGCTTTCACGTACCCTCAGGGCACTGGGATTCAAAGTGACCATGGGAAAGAACTTCACCGATATCGACGACAAGATCATCAAAAAGGTCGAAGAAACAGGCAAAAGTATGCAGGAGATCACCAGCTACTACATAGACCGCTACCTTGAAGAGATGGGAAAACTTGGCGTACAGCGTGCGGACATAGAGCCCAAAGCTACCGAATCACTCGATGCCATAAAGGAGATGATCCAAACCCTCATCGACAAGGATTTCGCCTATATCGTTTCCAACGGTGATGTCTATTTTGATACATCCAAAGACAGCCATTACGGTGACATCTCCCACAAGGTTACGGACGATGACACCCAAAGCCGTGTCGAACACAGCAGCGAAAAACGCAATCACAAGGATTTCGCCCTTTGGAAAGCCTGCAAAGGTGAAGAAGATATCTGTTTTGATGCTCCTTTCTCCTCGGGCCGTCCGGGATGGCACATCGAATGTTCTGCCATGATCGAAAAATACTTCAAAGGCAATGACCAATACACCATAGATATCCACGGCGGCGGCGCGGACCTGCTTTTCCCCCACCATGAGAACGAAGCAGCACAAAGCCGCTGTGCCACAGGCCACGAACTCGCCAAATACTGGATGCACAACGGCTTCGTACAGATAGACGGCGAGAAGATGAGCAAGTCGCTGGGCAACTCTTTCTTCCTCAAAGACGCCCTCAAAGTCTACGATGGAGAAGTACTGCGCTACTACCTCAACTCCGTACACTACAGGAACGATTTCAACTTCAATGAAGAGGACCTGCAGACCGCCAAAAAAAGACTGGATAAGCTCTACCGACTTAAAAAACGTGTGAGCCCGGGCAAGGGGTCAGCGGTCAACAAAGATTTCAAAAAAGCACTGCTCGATGCCATGGCCGACGATCTCAATATCTCCGTCGCCCTCTCCGTCATCGATGAGATGATCGCCGAGACCAACGAAAAACTCAATACCAATCCCAAGGACAAAGCCCTCAAAAAAGAGACCATCGCCAACATCGAATTCATCGACACCCTGCTCGGTTTCGGAGGCAAAGAGCCGTTTGAATATTTCCAGATCGGTATTTCAGATGAAGAAAAAGCCAAAATAGAGAAGTTGGTGGCTGAGCGTATCGAAGCCAAGAAGGCAAAAGATTTTGCCACCTCCGATGCCATTCGGGATGAGTTGACCAATATGGGTATTGCCATTATGGATACTGCCGACGGAACGGTTTGGGAAAAAGCGTAA
- a CDS encoding PAS domain-containing protein: protein MENLRKIIHNRRTGEQVVPSEPTDNEIEVFEESVLISEIDKYGFITYANRRYVELSGFPKKTLIGAHYTIDRHPDMPEGLFHARDEIVARKKVWRGYVKNLCRDGSFYWTLTYMQPKLDSESDIVGYTLTRKKAYAAAIEEIEKKYAALQGKAHIGHDFFMRGELYHGEELATNK from the coding sequence ATGGAAAACCTACGCAAAATCATACATAACAGACGTACCGGAGAACAGGTCGTGCCCTCAGAGCCAACGGACAATGAAATAGAGGTCTTCGAGGAAAGTGTCTTGATCAGCGAGATCGACAAGTACGGGTTCATTACCTATGCGAACCGCCGTTATGTCGAACTATCCGGCTTCCCCAAAAAGACGCTGATCGGTGCCCACTATACTATAGACCGTCATCCTGATATGCCCGAAGGGCTCTTTCATGCGAGAGATGAGATCGTTGCAAGAAAAAAAGTATGGCGCGGTTACGTCAAAAACCTCTGCAGAGACGGATCGTTCTACTGGACACTGACCTATATGCAGCCAAAATTGGACAGTGAGAGTGACATCGTCGGGTATACGCTTACAAGAAAAAAAGCCTACGCTGCTGCGATCGAAGAGATAGAAAAGAAATATGCCGCACTTCAGGGCAAAGCCCATATAGGACATGACTTCTTTATGCGCGGGGAACTTTACCACGGCGAAGAACTGGCGACCAATAAATGA
- a CDS encoding PAS domain-containing protein: MTNLHKVFTNTITGQKYVQPKPSRPEKKYEGGMMITETDLNGIITYANRKFLEFSGFSRRELIGMPHSIMRHPDNPKGVYKAMWEIISQKKVWRGYIKSLCRDGSYYWALVYIQPKLDGMGNIKGYIASRRDAYPSAISEVEKKYQQLQGDEHMDDPYFKRMELHHGEGLATFESRLSA, translated from the coding sequence ATGACCAATCTACATAAAGTATTTACCAATACCATTACAGGCCAAAAGTATGTTCAGCCCAAACCGAGTAGGCCGGAAAAGAAGTATGAGGGAGGGATGATGATCACAGAAACGGACCTGAACGGCATCATTACCTATGCCAACAGGAAGTTCCTGGAATTCAGCGGATTTTCAAGAAGAGAGCTCATAGGTATGCCTCACAGTATTATGCGTCATCCGGACAATCCCAAAGGTGTCTACAAAGCGATGTGGGAGATCATCTCACAGAAAAAGGTGTGGAGAGGATACATCAAAAGTCTCTGCAGGGACGGCTCATACTATTGGGCACTGGTGTATATTCAGCCGAAGCTGGATGGTATGGGAAATATCAAAGGATATATTGCCAGCCGCCGTGATGCCTACCCGTCTGCGATCAGTGAGGTGGAAAAGAAGTATCAACAGCTTCAGGGAGATGAACATATGGACGACCCATATTTCAAACGTATGGAACTTCATCATGGTGAAGGGTTGGCAACCTTTGAATCCCGTTTGAGCGCATAG